A stretch of the Rosa rugosa chromosome 5, drRosRugo1.1, whole genome shotgun sequence genome encodes the following:
- the LOC133710672 gene encoding endochitinase EP3-like, producing MGSPAFSCAIPKHMLKQQLVIVAGIALVLVLSVHVVEGQNCSCAADLCCSRYGYCGTGDDYCGTGCQAGPCNTAPLTPSTSDVPVADIVTPTFFNGIIDQAEASCAGKDFYSRATFLDALELYDQFGKIGSLDDSKREIAAFFAHVTHETGHFCYIEEIDGATKDYCDETNTEYPCNPNKGYYGRGPIQLSWNFNYGPAGESIGFDGLNSPETVANDPLIAFKTALWYWMNNVRPVIAEGFGETIRAINGALECDGGNPATVQKRVDYYIDYCNQLGVAPGDNLTC from the exons ATGGGTTCACCTGCTTTCTCTTGTGCAATACCGAAACACATGCTGAAGCAGCAGCTTGTCATTGTGGCTGGAATAGCTCTGGTGCTAGTCCTCAGTGTACATGTAGTAGAGGGTCAAAATTGTAGTTGTGCTGCAGACCTGTGCTGCAGCCGATACGGCTACTGCGGCACAGGCGATGACTACTGCGGGACGGGATGCCAAGCGGGGCCTTGCAACACGGCGCCTCTAACTCCCAGTACCAGTGATGTTCCAGTGGCCGACATCGTGACCCCGACATTCTTCAACGGGATAATTGATCAAGCGGAAGCAAGCTGTGCCGGGAAGGACTTTTATTCTCGGGCAACGTTCCTTGATGCTCTCGAGTTGTATGATCAGTTTGGTAAGATTGGTTCCCTTGATGATTCTAAACGGGAGATTGCTGCCTTCTTTGCCCACGTCACCCATGAGACTGGAC ATTTTTGCTACATAGAAGAGATAGACGGAGCAACAAAAGACTACTGCGACGAGACTAACACGGAGTATCCATGCAACCCGAACAAAGGTTATTACGGCCGGGGACCCATCCAACTATCGTGGAACTTCAATTACGGTCCGGCCGGAGAGAGTATTGGGTTCGACGGACTAAACTCCCCTGAAACCGTGGCCAATGACCCACTTATTGCTTTTAAGACTGCACTATGGTACTGGATGAACAATGTTCGGCCGGTCATTGCTGAAGGATTCGGGGAAACTATCCGAGCCATTAACGGTGCGCTCGAATGCGATGGTGGAAACCCTGCTACTGTACAGAAACGCGTCGACTACTACATTGATTATTGTAACCAACTTGGTGTTGCCCCTGGTGACAACCTTACTTGCTAG